The Vibrio rhizosphaerae genome contains the following window.
CAATCAACTGGCGATTTATGAGAAGGAACCAAATGCGGTCGCCAATACAGTCGAAGCCATTGAACGCAAGTTATTCGGTGACGACGTTCGTGCCCATGCCCTGATTTGTGAAGCAGATAATCAGCCTATCGGTTTTGCCGTTTACTTCTTCAACTATTCGACTTGGCTGGGTCAATATGGCCTGTATCTGGAAGATTTATATGTCAGTGAAGCGCACCGGGGCCTCGGGGCCGGTAAAGCTTTGA
Protein-coding sequences here:
- a CDS encoding GNAT family N-acetyltransferase, whose protein sequence is MTIHIRPATISDAATILDFINQLAIYEKEPNAVANTVEAIERKLFGDDVRAHALICEADNQPIGFAVYFFNYSTWLGQYGLYLEDLYVSEAHRGLGAGKALMKYLARLAVSKDCGRFEWTVLDWNQPSIDFYQSIGAEPQDEWIIYRMTGQSLLDFAEQG